A single Sporosarcina sp. FSL W8-0480 DNA region contains:
- a CDS encoding DUF2768 domain-containing protein — protein MSSLDKMWLSFYAMGFMAISMGLIYVSRHKISNKLLKFIFALIAYALLIFSFFAMVYLVFSGPTGGAR, from the coding sequence TTGTCCTCTTTGGATAAAATGTGGCTATCATTTTATGCGATGGGTTTCATGGCGATTTCCATGGGACTCATCTATGTTAGCCGTCATAAGATTTCGAATAAGCTTTTAAAATTCATTTTTGCCCTAATCGCATACGCGTTATTAATATTTTCTTTTTTCGCTATGGTATATCTCGTATTTAGCGGGCCAACAGGAGGAGCAAGATGA
- the spoIVA gene encoding stage IV sporulation protein A, producing MKEELYENLARRTDGDIYIGVVGPVRVGKSTFVKRVMEEVVIPNMTDAGDRARAQDELPQSSPGPIIMTSEPKFVPAQGTQVSIGEGELSFQVRLADCVGYVIDGVKGYEDEDGPKFVHTPWHNEPIPFEEAARIGTDKVIRDHATIGILVTTDGTVNNIPRAAAEVAEDEIVGKLKDIGKPFVIVLNSKMPANERTVALKEQLHEKHGVPVIAISADQLNAQEIQLILKEALYEFPITDIELQKPDWMDVLGSDHELNAAIDNVINEGFLEASKIRKIQELAERLKDEKFVRNAEVIDVDAGKGKATVNITMDEQAFLEVCEEIMQQELKTKKDWLLFVKDAVKAKKSYDMYAEAIDTAKKSGYGVALPTIDDFQPSPPELIKENNFYGVRMKATAPSLHIIRIDMDAEFSPLIGSEFHSHHLLKELKNAYLHDRDALWQTQLFGTPLHEVLKESIRFKTSSVPPNARKRLRETIEQMVNDGNKGMITFIV from the coding sequence ATGAAAGAGGAGTTGTATGAAAATCTGGCAAGACGAACGGATGGGGATATTTATATCGGTGTTGTCGGCCCTGTTCGTGTCGGTAAATCGACATTCGTCAAAAGGGTGATGGAGGAGGTCGTCATACCGAATATGACGGATGCAGGCGATAGGGCAAGGGCACAGGACGAATTGCCTCAAAGCTCGCCAGGTCCGATTATTATGACGTCTGAGCCGAAATTCGTTCCCGCTCAAGGAACCCAAGTGTCCATCGGAGAAGGGGAATTGTCATTCCAAGTAAGGCTTGCTGATTGTGTCGGTTATGTGATTGATGGAGTGAAAGGATATGAGGATGAGGATGGTCCGAAATTTGTCCACACTCCTTGGCATAATGAACCGATACCTTTCGAAGAAGCAGCTCGCATTGGAACTGATAAAGTCATCCGAGACCATGCAACAATCGGCATTCTCGTAACAACTGATGGTACGGTTAACAACATTCCACGAGCCGCAGCTGAAGTTGCCGAAGATGAAATTGTTGGTAAGTTAAAAGATATCGGAAAGCCTTTTGTTATTGTCCTGAATTCCAAGATGCCTGCCAATGAAAGAACAGTAGCTTTAAAGGAACAGTTGCATGAAAAACACGGTGTACCAGTAATCGCAATTAGCGCGGACCAGTTAAACGCCCAAGAAATCCAACTCATCCTAAAAGAGGCGCTTTACGAATTCCCTATTACTGATATCGAATTGCAAAAGCCTGACTGGATGGACGTGCTTGGATCGGATCATGAGCTAAATGCAGCTATCGACAATGTCATCAACGAAGGATTCCTTGAGGCATCGAAAATCCGTAAAATTCAAGAACTTGCAGAACGATTGAAAGATGAAAAGTTTGTACGAAATGCTGAGGTCATTGATGTTGATGCAGGTAAGGGAAAAGCGACAGTTAACATTACGATGGATGAACAGGCATTCCTTGAAGTTTGCGAAGAAATCATGCAGCAGGAATTGAAAACGAAAAAAGATTGGCTCCTATTCGTAAAAGACGCTGTCAAAGCCAAAAAGTCATATGATATGTATGCCGAAGCGATTGATACGGCAAAGAAGAGCGGATATGGCGTCGCATTGCCGACAATTGATGATTTCCAACCATCTCCACCAGAACTTATTAAAGAAAATAACTTCTATGGTGTACGGATGAAAGCAACAGCACCATCGCTTCATATTATTCGTATCGATATGGACGCGGAGTTTTCCCCTCTAATCGGATCAGAATTCCATAGCCATCATTTGCTGAAGGAATTGAAGAACGCTTATCTTCATGACAGGGATGCCCTATGGCAAACACAGCTTTTCGGAACACCGTTACATGAAGTACTGAAGGAAAGCATCCGCTTTAAAACGTCTTCCGTTCCACCAAATGCGCGAAAACGCCTACGAGAAACAATTGAGCAAATGGTCAACGATGGTAACAAAGGCATGATAACATTTATTGTTTAA
- a CDS encoding HU family DNA-binding protein has translation MNKTELINSVAEAADLTKKDATKAVEAVFDTIQSALANGDKVQLIGFGNFEVRERAARKGRNPQSGEEIEIAASKVPAFKAGKALKDAVK, from the coding sequence GTGAATAAAACAGAATTGATCAACTCAGTAGCTGAAGCAGCAGATTTAACTAAGAAAGATGCTACTAAAGCGGTTGAAGCTGTATTCGATACAATCCAATCAGCACTTGCTAATGGTGATAAAGTACAATTGATCGGTTTCGGTAACTTCGAAGTGCGCGAGCGTGCTGCACGTAAGGGACGTAACCCTCAATCTGGTGAGGAAATCGAAATTGCTGCAAGCAAAGTTCCTGCATTCAAAGCAGGTAAAGCACTTAAAGACGCTGTTAAATAA
- the folE gene encoding GTP cyclohydrolase I FolE gives MTKMDLEKIEKAITMILEAVGEDPQREGLLDTPKRVAKMYAEVFEGLDKDPRQYFETVFHENHDEVVLVKDIPFHSMCEHHLVPFFGHAHIAYIPRNGVVAGLSKLARAVETTAKRPQLQERITSTVANAMMEMLNPIGVYVIIEAEHMCMTMRGIKKPGAKTVTTVARGIYEHDDVKRAEILSLLK, from the coding sequence ATGACTAAGATGGATCTTGAAAAAATAGAAAAAGCAATAACAATGATTCTTGAAGCCGTAGGGGAAGACCCACAAAGGGAAGGCTTGTTAGACACACCGAAACGCGTTGCCAAAATGTACGCAGAAGTATTCGAAGGACTCGACAAAGACCCTCGACAATATTTCGAAACCGTATTCCATGAAAACCATGACGAAGTAGTATTAGTAAAAGACATACCATTTCACTCAATGTGTGAACATCACTTAGTCCCATTCTTCGGGCACGCTCATATCGCATACATACCACGAAATGGAGTAGTAGCTGGTCTAAGCAAACTCGCGAGAGCCGTCGAAACAACAGCAAAAAGACCACAATTGCAAGAAAGAATCACTTCCACAGTCGCGAACGCAATGATGGAAATGTTAAATCCAATCGGCGTCTACGTAATAATAGAGGCGGAACATATGTGCATGACAATGAGAGGAATCAAAAAGCCTGGAGCGAAAACTGTTACAACAGTAGCTCGGGGCATCTATGAACACGATGATGTGAAAAGAGCAGAAATTCTGTCTCTTCTTAAATAA
- the mtrB gene encoding trp RNA-binding attenuation protein MtrB, translating to MPQPDFIVIKAQEDGVNVIGLTRGNDTKFHHTEKLDRGEVMIAQFTEHTSAMKIRGKAEIHSAHGIVYSDGKE from the coding sequence ATGCCACAACCTGATTTTATCGTTATAAAAGCACAAGAAGATGGAGTTAATGTCATTGGACTTACAAGAGGCAATGATACAAAATTCCATCACACCGAAAAATTGGACCGTGGTGAAGTGATGATTGCCCAATTCACTGAACATACATCCGCCATGAAAATACGTGGCAAGGCAGAAATTCACTCCGCGCACGGTATTGTTTACAGCGATGGGAAAGAATAA
- a CDS encoding heptaprenyl diphosphate synthase component 1 — protein MDRLTINRYVENYIREVEQSIQEPIVNRELGKMPLDEAKAFFLLLPLLNGEKWSPTLNRSAIAVGAVHAAFDIHDQVDLLDASTTKQQLMVLSGDHFSGIHYRLLSSIPDFEFIKSMSEMIGRINEIKTDLFMEPIEDTCMHIASMTVIESGCIGEFHNRYGFTKYRTISETALGLIWYFKQLTKGVNNNWDRSKNRLKKEEIDSAISALSTQMKSELANAGFLAPFLKQEIHRLATPLSGKPL, from the coding sequence ATGGACAGACTAACAATTAATCGATACGTCGAAAATTATATAAGGGAAGTCGAGCAATCTATCCAAGAACCGATTGTAAATAGGGAGCTTGGAAAGATGCCTTTGGATGAAGCGAAAGCTTTCTTCCTTCTTTTGCCATTGCTGAATGGTGAAAAATGGTCACCTACGCTGAATAGATCAGCTATTGCTGTGGGTGCTGTTCATGCCGCATTCGATATTCATGATCAGGTTGACCTACTTGACGCTTCTACAACAAAACAGCAGCTTATGGTATTATCCGGAGATCATTTCAGTGGAATCCATTATCGTTTATTATCTTCTATTCCTGATTTCGAATTTATTAAATCGATGTCGGAAATGATTGGGCGTATCAACGAGATTAAAACAGATTTATTCATGGAGCCTATTGAAGATACATGTATGCATATTGCGTCGATGACTGTAATTGAATCTGGGTGCATTGGCGAATTCCACAATAGATATGGTTTTACGAAATATAGAACGATATCTGAAACTGCATTGGGACTAATTTGGTATTTCAAACAGTTGACAAAAGGTGTAAACAACAATTGGGATCGATCAAAAAACAGGCTAAAAAAAGAAGAAATCGACTCAGCGATTTCTGCATTGTCTACACAGATGAAAAGCGAACTTGCAAATGCCGGCTTTTTAGCTCCGTTTTTAAAGCAGGAAATACATAGGTTGGCTACTCCTTTATCAGGAAAGCCTCTCTAA
- a CDS encoding demethylmenaquinone methyltransferase, with the protein METSKEKKVHHVFERIADDYDKMNSVISFNQHKKWRNDIMKRMNVKPNSRALDVCCGTGDWTIALAEATGKDGSVTGLDFSEGMLASARPKVQGYPSINLIQGNAMELPFADNSFDYVTIGFGLRNVPDYEQVLRELHRVLKPGGMAACLETSQTEIPVYRQLFRFYFKYIMPLFGKIFAKSYKEYSWLQESADDFPGAKQLAQMFVDAGFQEVSFKKYSGGAAAGHIAYK; encoded by the coding sequence ATGGAGACATCCAAAGAAAAGAAAGTCCATCACGTCTTCGAAAGAATCGCGGATGACTACGATAAGATGAATTCCGTCATCAGCTTTAATCAACACAAAAAATGGCGAAACGATATTATGAAGCGCATGAATGTCAAACCGAATTCAAGAGCTTTAGATGTTTGTTGTGGAACGGGAGATTGGACGATTGCATTAGCTGAAGCGACCGGTAAAGATGGCAGTGTAACCGGACTTGATTTCAGTGAGGGGATGCTCGCATCCGCAAGGCCAAAAGTTCAAGGATATCCTTCCATCAATCTTATTCAAGGAAATGCAATGGAGCTCCCATTCGCGGATAATAGCTTCGATTATGTGACAATTGGATTCGGTTTACGCAATGTGCCGGACTATGAACAAGTATTGAGGGAGCTACATAGGGTACTTAAACCAGGAGGCATGGCAGCGTGTTTGGAAACATCCCAAACAGAAATACCGGTCTACCGACAATTGTTTCGCTTCTACTTTAAATACATCATGCCGTTATTCGGAAAGATTTTTGCGAAAAGTTATAAAGAATACTCTTGGCTTCAAGAATCTGCGGATGATTTCCCTGGAGCGAAGCAACTTGCGCAAATGTTTGTTGACGCCGGATTTCAGGAAGTATCATTCAAGAAATATAGCGGTGGTGCAGCAGCAGGGCATATCGCTTACAAATAA
- a CDS encoding polyprenyl synthetase family protein produces MEKLKLMSLYADFRKDLSYIEKELEKSVDSSSPVIRQASLHLLRAGGKRIRPIFVILSSKFGEYSIENVAKVAVSLELIHMASLVHDDVIDNSDFRRGFETVKSRWNNRIAMYTGDYIFSRALVSIGEIEMPAVHQLLAETMLEICKGEIIQLEYQQKTDQTFRDYLRRIKRKTALLLSSSCELGALVSNASPDTVGKLKRFGYFAGMAFQIVDDILDITSTDEKLGKPAGSDLLNGHITLPTLYIKDNPEFQPFLIRSFNGTLTEEERMEMLRYIRQSGAIEKAQEVSTLYLEKAISEVQSLPDGDAKKALLQIAAFIGKRKF; encoded by the coding sequence TTGGAGAAATTGAAGTTAATGTCGCTTTACGCAGATTTCCGAAAGGATCTGTCATATATCGAAAAGGAACTTGAAAAATCCGTTGACTCCTCTTCCCCGGTCATCCGTCAAGCTTCCTTGCATTTATTACGGGCTGGAGGAAAAAGAATACGACCGATTTTTGTTATCCTATCATCAAAGTTCGGTGAATACTCAATAGAAAATGTGGCGAAGGTTGCAGTATCACTGGAACTAATTCATATGGCTTCCCTTGTTCATGATGACGTCATAGACAACTCCGATTTCCGGAGAGGTTTTGAGACGGTTAAGTCAAGGTGGAATAATAGGATTGCCATGTATACCGGTGATTATATCTTTTCCCGTGCGCTCGTTTCCATTGGAGAAATTGAAATGCCTGCAGTTCATCAACTATTGGCTGAAACAATGTTGGAAATCTGCAAAGGGGAAATCATTCAGCTTGAATATCAGCAAAAAACGGACCAGACGTTCCGTGATTATTTACGGCGTATCAAGAGAAAAACAGCATTATTATTATCCTCTAGCTGTGAATTAGGTGCACTTGTCTCAAACGCAAGTCCAGATACTGTAGGAAAGCTGAAAAGATTCGGTTATTTTGCAGGGATGGCATTTCAGATTGTCGATGACATCTTGGATATCACTTCGACTGATGAAAAGTTAGGCAAGCCAGCGGGTAGTGACTTGCTGAATGGCCATATTACATTACCGACATTATACATAAAAGATAATCCGGAATTCCAACCGTTTTTAATTCGTTCCTTTAATGGTACACTGACCGAAGAGGAGCGTATGGAAATGCTTCGCTATATTCGCCAGTCTGGCGCTATTGAAAAGGCTCAGGAAGTAAGCACACTGTACCTTGAAAAAGCGATTTCAGAAGTTCAATCATTGCCGGATGGGGACGCAAAGAAAGCTTTACTTCAAATCGCAGCATTTATCGGCAAAAGAAAGTTTTAG
- the ndk gene encoding nucleoside-diphosphate kinase, whose amino-acid sequence MEKTFLMVKPDGVQRNLIGEIVSRFESKGFTLVGGKLMQISQELAEQHYGEHKERPFFGELVEFITSGPVFAMVWEGENVISTARLMMGATNPKESAPGTIRGDFAVTVGKNIIHGSDSPESAVREINLFFKEEELVSYDKSILSWIN is encoded by the coding sequence ATGGAAAAAACGTTTTTAATGGTAAAACCTGATGGCGTGCAACGTAACTTAATCGGTGAGATTGTAAGCCGTTTCGAAAGCAAAGGATTCACATTAGTTGGCGGTAAATTGATGCAAATTTCTCAAGAGCTTGCAGAACAACATTACGGCGAGCATAAAGAGCGTCCATTTTTTGGAGAGCTTGTAGAATTCATCACTTCCGGACCCGTTTTTGCAATGGTTTGGGAAGGCGAGAACGTCATTTCTACTGCGCGTTTAATGATGGGTGCAACAAACCCTAAAGAATCAGCACCTGGAACAATTCGTGGAGATTTCGCTGTAACAGTAGGCAAAAACATCATCCACGGTTCTGACTCACCAGAATCGGCAGTTCGTGAAATCAACCTTTTCTTCAAAGAAGAAGAGCTTGTCAGCTATGACAAATCTATCCTTAGCTGGATCAACTAA
- a CDS encoding protein-glutamate O-methyltransferase CheR, with protein MSDYTNFVINIKSKIGIDLSLYKEAQMKRRITSLYEKRGFANFTEYYLAIYQDKMLLEEFLDRITINVSEFYRNPQRWEVLDEKILPELISENRFLKAWSAACSTGEEPYSLAMVLASHVPLGDISILATDLDAGVLDKARVGVYTERSLKEIPSKILDRYFINKGQHYQVKDEIKRTVQFKQHNLLNDYYGYGYDLIICRNVMIYFTDKAKEQLYINFSKALRPNGVLFVGSTEQIFNPSKYGLEPVETFFYKKK; from the coding sequence TTGTCAGATTACACCAACTTCGTCATAAATATAAAAAGCAAAATCGGGATAGACCTTTCTTTGTATAAAGAGGCCCAAATGAAGAGAAGAATCACTTCACTTTATGAAAAAAGAGGGTTTGCCAATTTCACTGAGTATTATTTAGCCATATATCAAGACAAGATGTTATTGGAAGAGTTCTTAGATAGGATAACTATTAATGTCTCAGAATTTTATCGAAATCCTCAACGATGGGAGGTGCTCGATGAAAAAATTCTTCCTGAGCTTATTTCTGAGAATAGATTTTTAAAAGCCTGGAGTGCCGCATGTTCTACAGGAGAAGAGCCTTACTCGCTTGCCATGGTTTTAGCATCGCATGTTCCACTTGGAGATATTTCCATCTTAGCTACTGACCTTGATGCCGGAGTATTGGATAAGGCGAGGGTTGGCGTATACACTGAAAGATCACTAAAGGAAATTCCATCTAAGATATTGGATCGTTATTTTATAAATAAGGGTCAACATTATCAAGTTAAAGATGAAATTAAGCGTACCGTTCAATTCAAGCAACATAATTTACTGAACGATTATTATGGATATGGTTATGACCTTATTATCTGCCGAAACGTAATGATCTATTTTACTGATAAAGCTAAAGAGCAATTGTACATAAACTTTTCAAAAGCTCTAAGACCAAATGGGGTTCTTTTTGTCGGAAGTACTGAACAAATATTCAACCCATCTAAATATGGTCTTGAGCCAGTTGAAACTTTTTTTTATAAGAAAAAGTGA
- the aroC gene encoding chorismate synthase — MRFFTAGESHGPQLTAIIEGLPSQMPLTAEMINTELKRRQGGHGRGRRMQIEKDKVLITSGVRHGLTLGSPVTLTVENDDWKHWTNIMGIEPLPDDMNPEDIKRRITRPRPGHADLVGGMKYGHRDLRNVLERSSARETTMRVAIGAVAKQFLRQLGIKTVAHVTEIGGITTDPESYASLNADEIREIIEQDPVYCADEVASAKMVSAIDDIKERGDTLGGVVEVVVEGCPPGIGSYVQFDRKMDGRLAGAMMSINAFKGVEFGMGFKMAQNPGSKVHDEIAWSEELGYYRKSNRLGGLEGGMTTGMPIVIRGVMKPIPTLYKPLESVDIETKEPFVATIERSDPCAVPAASVVAEHVIATEVAKAIMDEFRSDTMDGLQEEINRYREYVKGF; from the coding sequence ATGAGGTTTTTTACAGCAGGAGAATCACACGGTCCTCAATTGACAGCAATTATTGAAGGGTTGCCCTCTCAAATGCCTTTGACTGCAGAAATGATTAATACAGAATTGAAAAGACGCCAGGGGGGACATGGGCGAGGCAGAAGGATGCAAATTGAAAAGGATAAGGTATTGATTACTTCCGGTGTAAGGCATGGCTTAACCCTCGGTTCGCCAGTGACACTTACAGTCGAAAATGATGATTGGAAGCATTGGACAAATATTATGGGTATCGAACCGCTGCCGGATGATATGAATCCTGAAGATATAAAAAGACGGATTACCCGCCCGCGACCGGGGCATGCAGATCTTGTAGGAGGCATGAAATACGGTCATCGTGATTTACGGAATGTACTGGAAAGGTCGTCCGCAAGGGAAACGACGATGAGGGTTGCAATAGGCGCTGTAGCTAAACAGTTCCTTCGTCAACTTGGTATCAAGACAGTAGCACATGTTACGGAAATCGGTGGAATAACGACAGATCCTGAATCGTATGCAAGCTTAAACGCAGATGAAATCCGCGAAATCATAGAGCAAGACCCAGTCTATTGTGCAGATGAAGTTGCTTCAGCCAAAATGGTATCCGCAATTGATGATATTAAGGAGCGCGGTGATACACTTGGAGGCGTCGTAGAAGTTGTTGTCGAAGGGTGCCCACCTGGAATTGGCAGCTACGTTCAATTCGATCGCAAAATGGACGGCAGACTTGCTGGCGCTATGATGAGCATCAATGCATTTAAAGGGGTTGAATTTGGAATGGGCTTTAAGATGGCCCAAAACCCCGGAAGCAAGGTACATGATGAGATAGCATGGTCCGAGGAACTTGGTTACTATCGAAAGTCGAATAGACTGGGGGGGCTGGAAGGTGGTATGACAACTGGAATGCCAATCGTAATCAGGGGAGTCATGAAGCCAATACCAACATTGTACAAGCCGCTTGAAAGTGTCGATATTGAAACAAAAGAACCTTTCGTAGCGACGATTGAAAGGTCCGATCCATGTGCAGTACCTGCAGCTTCTGTAGTAGCTGAACATGTTATTGCAACTGAAGTAGCTAAAGCGATCATGGATGAATTCCGTTCAGATACGATGGATGGCTTACAAGAGGAAATTAATCGGTATAGAGAATATGTGAAGGGGTTCTAA
- the aroB gene encoding 3-dehydroquinate synthase, which yields MGKLTVQLPNAEYEVHVGDHVYDLFSSDYKELLKTADRIGIIADNTVAIKHLPILVEALENAGVSPIVKIVPSGEKCKTSEVYIECQSFLLQENFTRNSLLLAFGGGACGDLAGFVAATFMRGIRFIQCPTTILAHDSAVGGKTAINLSEGKNMVGSFHQPSAVLFNTALLETLPPREIRSGMAELIKHAFISDANWATRLMEEDAFSNPSLKWLSTEILKGIQVKADIVAADEFEHSIRKYLNFGHTFGHAVEAVCGFGGLSHGESVMIGMAYSFILSEEYGNIDSTFTNRFIDFAMKNGYTFEPVLNHTFKEFLFFMKKDKKATFGEMNFIVLRELGIPFVQSVTKRECERVFNDLQLRIG from the coding sequence ATGGGAAAACTGACCGTTCAATTACCGAATGCCGAATATGAAGTGCATGTGGGTGATCACGTTTATGATCTTTTTTCATCCGATTACAAGGAATTGCTGAAAACCGCTGACCGAATTGGAATCATTGCTGACAATACGGTTGCAATCAAACATTTGCCGATTTTAGTTGAAGCTCTGGAAAATGCAGGGGTGTCTCCAATTGTGAAAATCGTTCCTTCAGGTGAAAAGTGTAAAACATCAGAGGTCTATATTGAATGCCAATCATTTTTACTGCAGGAGAATTTCACACGGAATTCATTATTGCTTGCATTTGGGGGTGGGGCATGCGGGGATTTAGCCGGATTTGTCGCCGCAACATTTATGAGAGGTATACGGTTCATACAATGCCCGACGACTATACTTGCTCATGATAGTGCAGTAGGTGGAAAAACAGCCATCAATCTATCGGAAGGGAAGAATATGGTTGGCTCTTTTCATCAACCCTCCGCAGTATTATTCAATACTGCCTTATTAGAAACATTACCGCCGCGAGAGATTCGATCAGGAATGGCAGAGTTGATAAAGCATGCATTCATTTCAGATGCGAACTGGGCGACCCGGCTAATGGAGGAAGATGCATTTTCCAATCCATCGCTAAAATGGCTATCTACAGAAATTCTAAAGGGGATTCAAGTGAAGGCGGATATCGTTGCTGCCGATGAGTTTGAGCATTCCATTCGAAAATATCTAAACTTCGGCCATACGTTTGGTCATGCTGTAGAAGCTGTTTGCGGATTTGGCGGATTAAGTCACGGTGAAAGTGTCATGATTGGCATGGCTTATAGTTTCATCCTGAGTGAGGAATATGGCAATATAGATTCAACATTCACAAATCGTTTCATTGACTTTGCCATGAAGAATGGCTATACATTTGAACCAGTCTTGAACCATACATTCAAAGAATTTTTGTTTTTCATGAAGAAGGATAAAAAAGCAACATTTGGCGAGATGAACTTTATTGTTTTAAGAGAATTAGGCATCCCTTTCGTACAGAGCGTTACAAAAAGAGAATGCGAACGTGTCTTTAATGATTTGCAGCTTAGGATAGGTTAG
- the aroH gene encoding chorismate mutase, whose translation MTVRGIRGATTVVQDHSDNVHEATRTLVIEMAESNGVDPEDIISVIISTTPDVKSAFPAKAVRTLDGWKFVPVMCTHEMDVQGSMPLCIRILMHVNSDVSQKDIRHIYHNEAIKLRPDLQQ comes from the coding sequence ATGACAGTAAGAGGGATAAGAGGGGCTACAACAGTTGTACAGGATCATTCGGACAATGTCCATGAGGCAACAAGAACATTAGTGATTGAAATGGCAGAATCGAACGGAGTAGATCCGGAAGACATTATTTCAGTTATTATTTCAACGACTCCGGATGTGAAATCGGCATTTCCGGCTAAGGCAGTTCGAACGTTGGACGGTTGGAAGTTTGTTCCCGTCATGTGTACACATGAGATGGATGTACAAGGCTCCATGCCACTATGCATTAGAATTCTAATGCATGTAAACAGTGATGTTTCGCAAAAAGATATTCGACATATTTATCATAATGAAGCGATAAAGCTTCGTCCTGACTTACAACAATAA
- the hisC gene encoding histidinol-phosphate transaminase, producing MKWKEALKEMEPYKPGRSIEEVKDLYKLKEVVKLASNENPYGCATSVMEFLKSPSMPFQIYPDGHATNLRSKLATKYNVDDSSILFGNGSDEIISIISRALLRENTHTIMPAPTFPQYAHNAKIEGADITEIPLVDGLHDLNAFLSAVNDRTAVIWICNPNNPTGNLIPNDVLTKFLREVPRNILVVLDEAYFEYVTDPNHIDLVRLLNQFPNIIILRTFSKAYGLAAFRLGYAIGSPSVITELNKVRNPFNNNSLALAVANVALEDDGFIEECRRKNEVQRERFKSYASLNGLHVYDTQTNFVLMEVPCDADEASEFLLKNGFIVRSGNALGTPMHVRITIGTEEQNTGIFLAFDLLLKEKGR from the coding sequence ATGAAGTGGAAAGAAGCCCTAAAAGAAATGGAGCCTTATAAACCTGGAAGGTCAATCGAGGAGGTTAAGGATTTATACAAGCTGAAAGAAGTTGTAAAATTAGCTTCAAACGAGAATCCATACGGTTGTGCAACATCCGTAATGGAGTTTTTAAAGAGTCCTTCTATGCCTTTTCAAATTTATCCTGACGGTCATGCAACAAATCTTCGAAGTAAACTGGCTACTAAATATAATGTGGATGATTCTTCCATTCTTTTCGGGAATGGCTCTGACGAAATCATTTCCATTATCTCAAGGGCGTTGCTTCGTGAAAACACCCATACAATTATGCCAGCTCCGACATTTCCGCAATATGCACATAACGCAAAGATAGAGGGAGCGGATATTACAGAAATCCCTTTGGTCGATGGCCTTCATGACCTTAATGCATTCCTATCGGCGGTCAATGACCGTACTGCAGTCATATGGATCTGTAACCCGAATAATCCCACTGGAAATTTAATACCTAATGATGTTTTGACTAAGTTTTTAAGAGAAGTTCCAAGAAATATCCTTGTGGTCTTGGATGAAGCCTATTTTGAATATGTGACTGATCCAAATCATATTGATTTAGTTCGCTTATTGAATCAGTTTCCGAATATTATCATACTCAGAACTTTCTCCAAGGCGTATGGATTAGCTGCTTTCCGTCTTGGTTATGCAATCGGCTCTCCTTCCGTCATTACAGAATTGAATAAAGTACGTAATCCATTCAATAATAACTCGCTTGCACTTGCGGTAGCGAATGTCGCCCTTGAAGACGACGGATTCATAGAAGAGTGCCGACGAAAGAATGAAGTCCAACGTGAGCGTTTCAAGTCTTATGCTTCTCTTAATGGCCTACACGTATATGATACGCAAACTAACTTTGTGTTAATGGAAGTCCCATGTGATGCTGATGAAGCATCGGAATTTCTATTGAAAAATGGGTTCATCGTTCGAAGTGGTAATGCATTAGGTACACCAATGCATGTTAGAATCACAATCGGTACCGAAGAGCAGAATACAGGTATTTTTCTTGCATTCGATCTTCTATTAAAAGAAAAAGGTAGATAA